The Janthinobacterium lividum genome has a window encoding:
- a CDS encoding ABC transporter ATP-binding protein, whose product MNDFVSPSTLLPQRQHLSGGLQVQHVSKSFLLKGAPLLVLDDISLTIAPGEFVAIVGASGCGKSTLLRLLAGIDTDYTGLLLHDGVPIRGTDLHRGLVFQDHRLFPWLTVQQNVAVAFSNTKVPLAERASRVAAEITRVGLDGYADAYPHQLSGGMSQRAAIARALVGRPDVLLLDEPLGALDALTRLRLQQELRRLWQDEGITMVMVTHDIDEAVYLADRIVVLDARPGKVRRVQDVPLAHPRQRGSPGFVAIRDGLHADFSDLDDTHAPVAQEEHPSSSWDGNEWARRMAL is encoded by the coding sequence ATGAATGATTTCGTTTCTCCATCGACCTTGCTGCCGCAGCGACAGCACCTGAGCGGCGGCTTGCAAGTGCAACATGTGAGCAAGTCGTTTTTGCTGAAAGGCGCACCGCTGCTGGTGCTCGACGACATTTCCCTGACGATTGCGCCGGGCGAATTCGTCGCCATCGTGGGTGCGTCCGGCTGCGGCAAGTCCACCCTGTTGCGCCTGTTGGCGGGAATCGATACGGATTACACGGGCTTGCTGCTGCACGATGGCGTACCGATACGCGGCACGGATTTGCACCGTGGCCTCGTGTTCCAGGATCACCGCTTGTTTCCCTGGCTGACGGTGCAGCAGAACGTGGCCGTGGCTTTCAGCAATACCAAGGTGCCATTGGCCGAGCGCGCATCGCGCGTGGCGGCGGAAATCACGCGCGTGGGCCTCGATGGCTATGCGGATGCTTATCCGCATCAATTGTCGGGCGGCATGTCGCAGCGGGCGGCGATTGCCCGCGCCCTCGTCGGACGGCCCGATGTGCTGCTGCTGGACGAACCGCTGGGCGCGCTCGACGCGCTGACACGCTTGCGTTTACAGCAAGAGCTGCGCCGCCTGTGGCAAGACGAGGGAATCACCATGGTGATGGTCACGCATGACATCGATGAAGCCGTCTACCTGGCCGACCGCATCGTCGTGCTCGATGCGCGGCCAGGCAAGGTGCGCCGGGTGCAGGACGTGCCACTGGCCCATCCGCGCCAGCGCGGTTCGCCGGGCTTTGTCGCCATCCGCGACGGCTTGCATGCGGATTTCAGCGACCTCGACGACACGCATGCGCCCGTCGCGCAGGAAGAACACCCCAGCAGCTCATGGGATGGCAATGAATGGGCGCGCAGGATGGCGCTGTAG
- a CDS encoding ABC transporter substrate-binding protein, whose translation MSNNNALDTLWYTRCPVPTGLGIALQQGWLETALRADGTSLRSLRESEQEAVRESHFDHTLQNSVRHGGNIPALWARAAGRETRVIGLSWSDETQLILTLPDSGIKTVRDLKGRRFGLPLWAKAQIDFARAQALRGLENALSLEGLAVADVELLDYVIAAGQSESPPEQGAATNLFSGARRGGQSPELLGLLRGEVDAIFLKGASAAQLAQQFGLHTVIDTGIHPEPLIRANNGTPRTLSVDAHLLEHHFSSAVTLVEQVLRAEAWARGHADETRRFLARESNASEHWVQVAYGKDAHLRLDTDLAETSIAGLQDFSDFLFRWNFLPSKVDVRAWIDPRPFEAALAQTRRAA comes from the coding sequence ATGAGCAATAACAACGCACTCGACACCCTGTGGTACACGCGCTGCCCCGTCCCCACGGGACTGGGGATAGCCCTGCAACAAGGCTGGCTGGAAACAGCTTTGCGCGCCGACGGCACCAGCTTGCGCTCCTTGCGCGAGTCCGAGCAGGAAGCCGTGCGCGAATCGCATTTCGACCATACCTTGCAAAATTCCGTGCGCCATGGCGGCAATATTCCCGCCCTGTGGGCGCGCGCGGCGGGGCGCGAGACGCGCGTGATCGGCCTGTCGTGGTCGGACGAGACGCAGCTGATATTGACCTTACCCGACAGCGGCATCAAGACGGTGCGCGACTTGAAGGGCCGGCGTTTCGGCCTGCCTTTGTGGGCCAAGGCGCAGATCGACTTTGCGCGCGCGCAAGCCTTGCGTGGTCTGGAAAATGCGCTGAGCCTGGAAGGCCTGGCCGTTGCGGACGTGGAACTGCTTGATTATGTGATCGCGGCGGGCCAGAGCGAATCGCCGCCGGAGCAGGGTGCGGCGACAAATCTGTTCAGCGGCGCGCGGCGCGGCGGCCAAAGCCCGGAGCTGCTGGGACTGTTGCGGGGCGAGGTGGACGCCATCTTCCTGAAAGGCGCTTCCGCCGCGCAGCTGGCGCAGCAGTTTGGCTTGCACACGGTGATCGACACGGGCATCCATCCGGAACCCCTGATCCGCGCCAACAACGGCACGCCGCGCACCCTGAGCGTGGATGCGCACTTGCTGGAGCATCACTTCAGTTCCGCCGTCACCCTGGTCGAGCAGGTGCTGCGGGCCGAAGCGTGGGCGCGCGGCCATGCTGACGAGACGCGGCGTTTCCTGGCGCGCGAATCGAATGCCAGCGAGCACTGGGTGCAAGTGGCCTACGGCAAGGATGCGCATTTGCGCCTGGACACGGATCTGGCGGAAACATCGATCGCGGGCTTGCAGGATTTCAGCGACTTTTTGTTCCGCTGGAACTTCCTGCCCAGCAAAGTCGATGTGCGCGCGTGGATCGATCCCCGTCCATTCGAAGCGGCGCTGGCGCAGACGCGTCGTGCGGCTTGA
- a CDS encoding ABC transporter substrate-binding protein: MRRRTVMGGLALLPLAGQAVSAAKAGVPPAALRIASTGFAENGRAELGGIAYRVQQEGWLARELKQRGVRLEWQPVTGDTGATMNEAFASGRIDMAAYGDLPSVILNAGGVRTQVIVPAGRGTDQFLLVPSSSRATSLADLKGKRISVHRGRPWELGLRQLIADQRMSPTDFRLINMDLKPGTAALATGAVDALFMINGYPLEDKGIGRIIWSSKGLPERKMRAELWARRDFTQAHPDIAELVATAWLRAQHWAALDGNREAVIKDGTRNGTPDSVVRRSYDDPGLQWKERWSPLYDDAVYRHYRRVLAFAQEQKLIRLPLTAEELLEPRFVAAGLKKLGLANYWEPAKV, from the coding sequence ATGCGGCGACGCACGGTGATGGGCGGGCTGGCGCTGCTGCCCCTGGCGGGACAGGCAGTGTCGGCGGCGAAAGCGGGGGTGCCGCCGGCGGCCCTGCGCATCGCCTCGACGGGGTTTGCGGAAAACGGCAGGGCGGAACTGGGCGGCATCGCTTACCGGGTGCAGCAGGAAGGCTGGCTGGCGCGCGAACTCAAGCAGCGAGGCGTGCGGCTGGAATGGCAGCCCGTCACCGGTGACACGGGCGCCACCATGAATGAGGCGTTCGCCAGCGGGCGCATCGACATGGCCGCGTATGGCGACTTGCCGTCCGTCATCCTCAACGCGGGCGGCGTGCGCACGCAGGTGATCGTGCCGGCGGGGCGGGGCACGGACCAGTTCCTGCTGGTACCCAGCAGTTCACGCGCCACCTCGCTGGCCGACCTGAAGGGCAAGCGCATCAGCGTGCATCGGGGCCGGCCATGGGAGCTGGGGCTGCGCCAGCTGATCGCCGACCAGCGCATGTCACCCACGGATTTTCGTCTGATCAATATGGATTTGAAGCCGGGTACGGCCGCGCTGGCCACGGGCGCCGTCGATGCCTTGTTCATGATTAATGGCTATCCGCTGGAAGACAAGGGCATCGGCCGCATCATCTGGTCCAGCAAGGGCTTGCCGGAACGCAAAATGCGGGCGGAACTGTGGGCGCGGCGCGACTTTACGCAAGCCCATCCCGACATCGCCGAACTGGTGGCCACGGCCTGGCTGCGGGCCCAGCACTGGGCGGCGCTGGACGGCAACCGCGAAGCGGTCATCAAGGATGGCACGCGCAACGGCACGCCCGACAGCGTGGTGCGGCGCAGCTATGACGATCCGGGCTTGCAGTGGAAGGAGCGCTGGTCGCCCCTGTACGACGACGCCGTGTACCGCCATTACCGGCGCGTGCTGGCGTTTGCGCAGGAACAAAAGCTGATCCGACTACCGTTGACGGCGGAAGAATTGCTGGAACCGCGTTTTGTCGCGGCCGGCCTGAAAAAGCTGGGGCTGGCCAATTACTGGGAACCGGCCAAGGTGTAG